A stretch of DNA from Toxotes jaculatrix isolate fToxJac2 chromosome 15, fToxJac2.pri, whole genome shotgun sequence:
TCAGCAGCAGAACGTTAAACTGACTCTCGCACTGATGTGTTGCTCAGGTGAACTTGGCATTCTTCCTGTGTATTATAAGAATACTGGTGGCCAAGCTAAGGACGCAAGACATGCCAGGCAGTGACTTCCACCACTACAGGTGAGTAATCTGTTCAGTTCCACGagcttctgtttttcagatCGTGCTTAATTAGACTGAAAGTTGAACTCTTGGGTTGATGCTGCTAACAGACATTCACAGGGAGAAGCAGCACAGGAACCAGCGAAGCTAGCTAACCCCacaggatgaaatatttaacccacccagcagtgatgttacaaacaaaaatggaaaacttTCATGAGTCATTTGTACTTTACTTTCTGTTACAcactcttgtttgttttttttgtttgttttttttgaacaaCAGGAAACTTGCCAAGTCATCGCTTCTCCTGGTGTCGCTCTTTGGCTTACACTACATCCTTTTTGCTTTCCTTCCACACAAAGTCAAAGGCAGGACTTATGAAATCTGGAACTTCATTGAGCTGGCTTTTGCCTCCACTCAGGTACAGTAAAGCTCCCTGGAAGTTACTGTGCAATCACCAGATGTAATATTCCTCTAACACAGCTGggtcagcagcacacagcagcctcATAGTACCTGAGACACTAGAACAGGAAGTTGCTTAAATATCCCTGAATTCTCTGCCTGCTCTCCTGGGAAGCATTTCTATCACTGTCATGGAAATGGctgatgtttctctctgtgctgtttcaGGGTTTTGTTGTAGCAGTTCTATACTGTTTCCTGAATGGAGAGGTAAGACTTTATTTCTCCCAtttcccaaaaacaaaaacattaaaaaacaaaaaaattcatcCTTACATGCCAGCTCCTACTGTCCTCTGCATGGCATTACTTTGTCACAGCTGGAAGTTTCCAGAGTAtaaggagagacacagagaagccACGAGCCTCAAAATCACTCAGCTGTCaccatttttccttttcattattTCCATTGACAGGGTTTTTTATCAATGGAAAACCTTTTCCCTAAAGTGTGTTTCATGCAGAGAGAACACGTCAATatcaaaaacaaagctgtggGCTGTGTCTTTAAACCTCCCGACTGATAAAACACAGCCTGAAATATTAGGAATGATTCCAGcaatttaaattattataaaaatacaGAGCCTCCTAAACTTCAAATCCACCAGAAACAAAgttcaacaacaaacaaacaaacaacacgcacaaaaaaaaaaaaaaaaaacaggatctGCAAATCTTCACCAGCTCGATGGAAAATCTACAGCTGAATTATTTTACTACAGAATAATCATCTGAAGCACAGTCGCAGCCTACAGGAGTCAGTGTGGGGAGATGTGGGGCTGTTGGCTATTTACTGACATCATGTGGACAACAATGGAAAACAACTACttagaaacagctgtaaaaaaaaaaaaaaagctgtatatttgactgtttttctccAGTTAATCTTCACTGACTATCTTCAGTgatttcttcatctaaaccatcaaaCGTCTCTTAGACCTGATCCCAACCAGGCTGCTCAATGAAACTTTACCTTCCTAGATCTGATCAGTCTGTTTATGAACAGCCCTTTAACGATACTAACCTTCATTTTCTCTACTTTGTTTCTGTAATTTCATTTAACTGTTAACAGGGTGTTGCTGTAAAAGGTCATACAGCTATGCTCAGTTCCCCTACCCAGTATATGTAGAGGTTAAATGGATGAATTAGCTAAATCAAGACGAGAGTTTTCTTGTCATGTCTCTGGGTTCCTTTAGCTTCAAAGTGAAACTGGACAGAGTCCAGAATAGTTGCCTCTTATTTTCATATGGAGCCACCAAAGGTCTCCTGCTGCTCTAACATGTAGCTGCTGATTACTGTTTGGATGTCCATTCCAATGCTATAAATAGTTAAATTGCATGCAATGTAAATGATTGTCCAGGTGCAGAATGAGATCCAGAGGAAGTGGTTGAGGTGGAGGCTGAAGCAGCGTATGCAAGTGGGGCCCAGGAGACAGTGTGGCTCCTTGAGCCAGAGTGGGGGTGGACCCACTAACGCCACTCTGCTCATCAAGACAGTCACCACACCTGAGTCCGGTCTGGTGGAGCAGGAAGCTAGGTAATGGTACAAGACTCCAAATGGTCAAATCCAAGATCAGGTCCAGACCAGACTGGGTCTAAAGcaaaaaatcaaaatacattttttttttttttcaaatagaaAGATTGCACAGAAGGAGTTTATAGGGAGCCAACAAAGATTTAACTCAATCAGCAGGCACTCAGGACACACAGGTGTAGGGACACACAGGTGTAAGGACACACAGGTGTATACAGGAGATCTCCTCTGAAAATGCTCGTAACGCTGGGGGAGATAAACCAAGCATCAGTGGAATTATCATTTTTTGCAATGCCAAAAGCATTTCTCTGACACGAGGTTGAACATTGTTGGTGTTTAGTGAAATGTCTGACCAAAATTAATTGTAATAACTCTTCATTCAGAGACATCAGCGGGGCAAAATCCTCAGTTGTCCAGTACTTTGCTTTATGACCACAAACCTGCAACACTGATGACGTTCCCGTCGGCctcagttgtactttgtgtgCTAATCACCAAATGTTAGTGTGTTAAcgtgctaaactaagatggtgcaCATAACTGGTAAActtcagcatgttagcatttgaGCTTGTTAGCATTGAGGTCAGCATTTAGCTCTGTGAGCCCTGCTGTGCCTGaatgcagcctcacagagctgctagcatggctactGACTCATAGGCCCAACCAACGTACTACATGCTACAGCCTCAGTGAGTATGTTCTGCATACCACCTACTAAATCAACAGTGTGGTCAGTTTATCTAACACCTGTCTGGATATTTGCATAGTTGCACGTagcatgcgcacacacaagAATGAGACACTTAAAACTAatgttgtaaatattttctACTGCAccctgtatttgtatttatgtgtaacTGTGGACGACTGTTTGCTGACATGTAAAagctgctgcactgatttttaCTGGCAGTAATAAAGTACAGTAGATGTGGACCCTGAGATATTGTAACACAGTGATAAACagagtttgtgctgttttgtacGTATACCTGAAGTGGTAACACAAAGAACTGTTGCTCCCAGTCAAATTTTGTGTACTCTGCTTTTAGTGCTTTTTAGGTTTTGTGGTTGTGCTCTCAGAATAAAACTCAGTAAACTGTTGCCTCTAACCTACTGCCTGCTgtagtaattaaaaaaaaaaaaaaaaagcttggtgTGCTGCCATGTACACTGACAGTGAACAGGTCTACTGGACATAGTGGATTTGTTCTCGGTTGACCTCTAATATCttattatgtaaatgtacaCTAAAGGTCACTGCCTGTGATCAGCTGAGATAGTGACACACAGTTCTgtttgaattcatttgaggttcctaAAATGTAGTACACACTACACCAAGACAGTGAGAATAGATGAATTTAGTCAGCCAGTAACCATCCAGTAAATCCCTCTCAGTCTCAGTTTGACACGATGCAcagacattgtgtgtgtgaatctacATCAGAAAATCAAAGCACTTAGAgaaaaaggattttattttgaaatggcaGGATTCTGTGCAGATCCGTGTTtgaaaacaactaaaacatGATGGTATAAGTGGTTATTCAAGCCAGCTTAATCTCACTGGGACCACGGCAACCCAGTAGGTGTTCAGGCGTTGTTTAAGGACACACTCCTTGGATTTAAAGGCGTTTCACTGCATCGGGATGGGGGACGAGTGGTGGTGGCCTCAGCCGGCGTGCTCTCAGTCCATCCAGCTGTTGGCCCAGCCGGTCTGTGGTCATCGTATAACGTTAGATTCCATATTTTTCCTTCAGCTGTTCCACCAGGCTGATGTACTCGTTCATGGCATCCTCTTTGCTCTTTCCtgttaatgaaaaaaatctaaatgtatttaagtaaatacataaaaataaactggTCAGTGtgggctgtttgtgttttcccctaCAGGTTTCTGATTTTGAGATTCTGAGAGTTGAGGCGGTTTGAGAGAGCATAAAGCAAACTGGAGCTATTTCTGTTCTAAAAGATGCTGCTCTGTGTACGAGGAAGGACAGAGTCATGAACACAACAGTTGATTTATACATGTAAGTGGGACTGTGCAACTCCATGTATGTGAGTAACCAGGATTCTCAAACCTGTGATTATAAAAGCTGCTCACGTTTACTTTGAAACAGTCTGAATCCTTGCACTGCAAActcagactgagagcagagctTCACCTCTTTTGACCTGGAAGTGAATGGTCATCCTATATGATCTTTCCTgctactttcaaaataaaagctggcaCAGTGGCATTTGTTAACCAccagatggagacaaagaggagTGTTCAGTGTGcaatttctgagaaaaaaaaaaaatcaaactgtgatGACCACAAATGACTAAAATCACATTCATATTGTTGGGAAATGGTCTAGTTTTTAAGCCACTGAGTCATTTTCAAGTGTGCCTGTGCACTATTCAATGATGACTTTCAGAGTGAGCAGCAATGAGAATTTGTTTTTTGCTCTCAAATTTTCTATATTCAACGTATTTCAATTGTGAAataattcaagaaaaaaaaaaaaacagtgcacaAAAGTAGTCTCTAATTCAGCAACACAATAAGGTGGACCTTTATTGCCAGGTGCAATAAACAATGTCAACACTTCACACTTTATATAGCCTACTCTATACACTGTATAGTTCATCttgaatatattttatattttattacactGTGATTTATATGCCTTACTTTTTGAactgatgtgggacagtaccTCAATTTTGTTGTTTCACTTTTGAGTGAAAGCAAGTTTAAGCTTCTCAAACACATTTGTGCTCGtcagttttgtttaaatttaataaaaatatatattaactTCAGTCCCTAACACCATAAACTAATGGAAGCCACAAGTACATCTAATGGATCAATATCAGGGCCTGATGGTGTTTCTAGATGATATGACTGCTGACAGAAGTCACAGGATGAATCCTGAAGTGCTTCACAGTACAAACGCATAAGGAgccaaaacacactgtgaaagcAAAGAGATGGAGTATTCTTCAATGGCCAAGTCAGTCATCTGACCTCAACTCAACTGAGCGTGCCCTTCACTTACTGAAGACAAACCTGAAGGCAGGAAGACCCACACAGGCAGCACCTGAAGGCAGCTGCAGTAAAGGCCTGGCAAATTATGTTAGTCTGTCCATTACATCTGACCCCTCTGAAAATGAGGGACTACGTATAAAACAGCTGCTTGAATAAAAGCTGAAAGTCCACACTTCAATCACATATGAATGGCTTCATTTCAAATCCACTGTGGTGGTGTACACAGGCACAAATACGCAAACCCTGTCACCGTCCTAATACTTAAGAATCTGAGAGTAAAGGTATGGTAGTGGACTTGGTACTCACATCTCCAGGGTCTCTGATAAGAAACAGATGGTTGGTGTGGTGGTTGTACTTTAAACTGATGtgacaacatgcacacaaatggaCTGGATGTCGAGGTTTTGCTGTGGCTACATCAACATAgcagtgatgttttgtttttgttttttttaaccatccaCAGGACAGAACATATACCTTTCTGCTTCTCCCAGGCATCCCATTTAGCCTTCCCGGTGAAATCGAACATCCCAGGGcgagctgcagagacaggaaagacaaagacaaagtaaaTGAAACAAGTTAGAAGACTCCAGCTGTACTGGAGGTGTAATGGATTTGAGATTAAAAAGCCTCTAGACGGCTGGTTACTAAATAACAAGGCAGATGCCTTTAAATCAGTGGTTTTTAAAGTGGGTGCCTTATGTACTGGCCAAGGGTGGTGCAGGTATTTTAATCCCTCCCAGTAGATGTGTAATAATGGTtcaccaaataaataaataaaaatcaggccacataaaaaaatgcatttacataTTTAAGTTTCAATAAATGCCAAAAATCACTgtatcaccatcatcatcttaCTAAGTATAatatcaaggatcaaggaactttattgtcataccaggacatttacatgttatggtacgaaattagtactcaggtcccagtttaagccattcagagcaagacgtgaacaagaatgaaatctaaacataagggcaataatataaacattagagtagagaaataaatataacattagagaaaataaaaataaacattagagcagaaatatataaacactgtgaaatttaaacaattaacaattaaataaagtgaaaataagataagataagataatatTATATAACAAACTGGTGAGGACAGCTCTTGGGTTCTGGTCATCATAGCAACATAGTTTGCTTTCCAGCACATGTTTTTCAGGTGCACAAGAGTCAGAATTTAGGGACTGTCAGAGCATGTGATGGTGACATTTCTCAAACTGTAAACTAAGGTCAAAGAAATGAACAACTGACAGCTGACCAAAAGAACCAAGAAATCACTGACATGGTGCTGTGCAGCACATATGACAGTGGTGACACTGAGCTGTGAGTACCACACTGCGTTTGTGGCAGGAGGCAGTAAGTGCTGTCTCACCTGTGTTGACGTCACCTACGGTGGCCTGCTTGAACAGGGAGTAGGTCTGCAGCATCTCTTCATCTGTGGGCTTCGccttcagctgcttcacctcagctgctgctgtatcaAATTTAGCCTGAAAAGGAGACGACAACTTTATTAACAACTACATTAACAACACTGCTGTCTTACTTTGTTGAAAACAAACTTTTGAGtagtagttttaattttaaccACCTCTGCTAACATATGTCATGCTTTTAACAGGCTAACATGAGCCTGTATTGAGATAATGTTCATTCCTTCACCTCCAGAGTTTGATAAGACAGAGATAATTGGTTAGTGTGTTGAACTTTAAACTAGTATGAGAACCTGCACACAAGCTGATCCGGGGCTGAACTCCAGCACAGCCTGAAACATCCCTCAAATCTGTCCAATGAGACTGTGAATCTAGAGATGAATGTAGTGTAACTGAGAAGAGGCAAAGTCCTACAAATACAATAAGCACATTGATTCACTCAGACCCCTCCACACACAACAAAGCCCCACAAGCTGTGCCACTCTGTGCCAAGTGGGCCAGAGGGGAGGACGAGGTTGGGTAATTGGGAATTTACTGAAAACACCTCATGAACTACAACAACCCGTACTGGAAAACTAACCACACTGTGCAAAGTATGCTGCTGGTGTTTGAatccaaatattaaaaaaaaaaaaaagaaaaagaaaaaaagaaacctatgaaaaaaactcagttacacaaaaacagaacctGGGTGGATATAGGTGAAAGGTCAGGGAGATAAATCTGAACTCTGGcaccattttaattttaatactCCTCCAAACTCGTGCTGGTCAGCTGTCAGATGTGgcagtgtgtctgactgtgacaGGCTGGACATGGAAATTTAGGAAGTTTCCTTCctaaatttcataaaaaaaattctaactCTTACTGAATCTGAGCTCTTCACAGCTCACCCGTTCAAAGTCCACCTGCCAGCACcgaggaggagggagcacaTTTTGTTAACACTGGGCATAAACTGCACTCGGTGCACACGTGACCCCGCGGAATGAAGAACAAAGGTGAATTTTAAGTTTCACCACACAAC
This window harbors:
- the dbi gene encoding acyl-CoA-binding protein, with the protein product MADLQAKFDTAAAEVKQLKAKPTDEEMLQTYSLFKQATVGDVNTARPGMFDFTGKAKWDAWEKQKGKSKEDAMNEYISLVEQLKEKYGI